The Cupriavidus necator DNA window CAAGCAGCTTGCGCGCCTCGGCCACGCCATAGGCATCGCGGTGCTCCGCCGGGCGCAGGTAGTCGGCCACGATGCGTTGCATCGGCGTCATCACGTACTGGTCGAAGAAGCGGTCGAGCATGCGCACTTCCAGCGCGGCGTCGGGCGAATCCGGCAGCCAGCGCACCGGGCCGCGGTGATGCTGGTCCAGGTAGTCGATGATGATGCTGGACTCGAACACCGTGCGGCTGCCATCGACCAGCACCGGCATGCGCCTGAGCGGCCACAGCCTGGCGAGTTCGTCCATGTTCTGCGCGTGTTCAGGCGACAGCATCCGGAATTCGAAGGGGATGGCGTTCTCGTACAGCGCAACCAGGACCTTCTGGCAATAGGACGAAAACGGGTGGGCGTATAGCTCCATCGTGGTCTCCGGTGGTGATCTTCGGTGGTGGTCGGCGCGCGACTACTGCTGCGCCGCAAAGCGATCGGTCGCGGCAATCAGCTGGTCCATGATGCCCGGCTCGGTCCACGCATGGCCGGCGCCTTCGATCAGGTGGAAATCGGCCGCGGGCCACGCCTGGTGCAGCGCATAGGCATAGCGCACCGGGCACGGCATGTCATAGCGGCCGTGCACGATCACGCCGGGGATGTCGGCCAGCTTGTGCGCGTCGCGCAGCAGCTGCCCGTCTTCCAGCCAGCAGCGGTGCGTGAAATAGTGGTTCTCCAGCCGCGCGAACGCCAGCGCGAAGTGCCCGTCGTCATGCTTGGCGCTGTTGCCGGCGTCTGGCAGCAGCGTGATGGTCTCGCCTTCCCAAACGCTCCATGCGCGTGCCGCTTCCACCTGCTTGTCCTGGTCGTCACCAGTCAGCAGCTTGCGGTACGCGGCCATCATGTTGCCGCGCTCGGCCTCGGGCACCGGCGCCTGGAAACGCGCCCATTTGTCGGGGAACATCTCGGACACGCCGTATTGGTAGTACCAGTCCAGCTCGGCCTGCGACACCGTGTAGATGCCACGCAGCACCAGCTCGCTGACGCGCTGCGGGTGCTTCTGCGCATAGGCCAGCGCCAGCGTCGAGCCCCATGAGCCGCCGAACACCAGCCAGCGCTCCACGCCGGCCAGATCGCGCAGGCGCTCGATATCGTCGACCAGGTGCCAGGTGGTGTTGGCCTCCAGCCCCGCATGCGGCGTCGAACGCCCGCAGCCGCGCTGGTCGAACAGCAGCACGTCATAGCGCGCCGGATCGAACAGCCGCCGGTGGTCCGCAGAGATCCCGCCACCGGGCCCGCCGTGCAGGAACACCGCCGGCTTGGCGCCGGGCGTGCCCACACGCTCGTAGTAGATGACATGCCCGTCGCCGACATCCAGCGTGCCGGTTTCATAGGGCTCGATTTCGGGATAGAGGGTGCGCAAGGCCGGCATGGATATGGGTCTACGGAGATCGGGAGCCACAGTGTACGCCGGAGGGAACGTCAAACAGTAGCCCGCCCCTTAACCGGCGAACACCGCCTTCACCCAGTCCCTCAGCAACCGCGTGGCGGGACGCTCCGCGGCGCGCTCGCTGTAGACAAGGTCATAGCGGAAACTCTCCAGCGTAAGCCCGAAGGGCTGCACCAGCACGCCCGAGGCCAGCTCTTCGGCGACCAGCGTCAGGCTGAGCAGGCCGACTCCCTGTCCCGCAATGGTGGCCTGCACGGCGTGGATCTCGTCGGTAAAGCTGAGGCCCGCCTGTGGATCGGTGACCTCGACGCCGGCGTGCGCCAGCCACTGGTGCCATACCGGCGCGCGCTCGTCATCGCGCGCGCCGGCGCCCCATTCGAAGTGCACCAGCGTGGCGTGCTTCAGGTCTTGCACGCTGGCCAGCTTCAGGCCGGGGCTGCAGACCGGCGCAAACCGGTCGCAGAACAACGGCTCGACCACCAGGCCGGGATAGCTGCCGCTGCCGTAGCGGATGGCAGCGTCCGCATCGTGGTCCAGGTCGACGACCTGGTCCGACGCATCCAGGCGCAGCGTCCAGTCAGGGTAGGCCGTGCGGAACTGGCCGGCGCGCGGTGCCAGCCGCCTGGCCATGAAGGCAACCGTCGACGTCAGCGTGGCAACGTTGGCCTGTGCGCTGCGCTGCACCGCCAGCACGGCGCGCTCCATCCCGTCCAGGCCGTCCCGCACCGCGGGAAACAACTGATGCCCGGCGGGCGTCAGGCGCACCTTGCGGGTCTGGCGCTCGAACAGCTTCACGCCAAGGCTCTCTTCCAGCAACCGGATCTGGTGGCTGACCGCCGTCGGCGTGACGTGCAGTTCGTCCGCCGCGTGCTTGAAGCTGGCGCGCCGGGCGGCGGCTTCAAAGGTGCGCAGGGCACCCAGTGGCGGCAGTTTGCGCAAGCCTCCCCCTTAGATGAGATGTATTCATGTGTCGACTGAAAAGCGACCATTTGTCGCGGCCTGATCTCCGCTCCGATACTTGACCTATCTGATCGGCCACCCAGGCGACCAGGTGAATTCTACTAAATCATCTACCGGAGTCAGCAATGCTACTGGAACAAGTCCACACCCAACCCGACCCTTATGCTCCCTATCTGCTTTCGCAAGCCATCCGGGCCGGCGGCTTCCTCTTTGTCTCCGGCCAGGCCGGGGTCGGCGACGATGGCGCCATCGTGGGCCGTGACGACTTCGATGCCCAGGCCGAGCAGGCGTTCAGCAACCTCAGGCGCGCGCTGCAGGCGGGCGGCTCGGGGCTGGACCGCGTGGTGAAGGTGACGATCTTCCTGACCTCGATGGCACACTTCCCGAAGATCGTCGCACTGCGCCGCAAGTGGTTCTCTGCCCCCTATCCGGCCGACACCATCGTCGAGGTCTCGGCGCTCTACTCGCCGGACGCGAAGATCGAGATCGAAGCCATCGCCCTGGCCGCAGAAGCTGCGCGATGACCACGCCCGCCGCGCCCTCACTGTTCGATACGCTGGCCCTGAACGGCGTGCCGCTGCGCAACCGGCTCGCGGTGGCGCCGATGACGCGCATCAGCGCCACCGCCGCAGGCGTTCCCACCGAGGCCATGACGCGCTACTACGCAGGCTTTGCCCGCGGCGGCTTTGGCCTCATCGTCACGGAGGGTATCTATACCGACCGTGCCTATACCCAGGGCTATGCCGGCCAGCCCGGTTTGACGGATGCGCAGCAAGTGGCCGCGTGGCGCCAGGTGGTTGCCGCGGTCCACCAGCAGGGCGGGCGCATCGTGGCCCAGCTGATGCACGCCGGTGCGCTGTCGCAGGCCAACCGCTTCCGCGACCACACGGTCGGGCCCTCGGCGGTGCAGCCCAAGGGGCTGCAAATGACCGTGTATGCCGGCAAGGGTCCATACCGGATGCCGCGCGCCATGGAAGAGGCGGACATCCTGCAGGCCATCGAAGGCTTTGCGCAGGCCGCCCGGCTGGCCCGTGACGCGGGTTTCGACGGCGTTGAAATCCACGGTGCCAATGGCTATCTGCTGGATCAGTTCCTGACGAGCTATACGAATCAACGCCAGGACGCCTGGGGCGGCAGCATCGCACAGCGCATGCGCCTGCCGCTGGAAACCGTCCGCGCGGTGCGCGTTGCCGTGGGAGCTGGCTTCCCCGTCGGCGTGCGCATCTCGCAAGGCAAGGTCAATGATTTCGTCCACAAGTGGCCGGAAGGCGCGGAAGGCGCGGCCGCCGTTTTCTCCGCGCTCGCGGCAAGCAGCGTGGACTACCTCCACGTGACGGAGCACGAAGCATGGCAGCCCGCCTTCGCGGACGACGGCGCGACGCTGGTGCAGCTTGCACGCCGTGCCGCGCCCGGGCTCACGATCATGGCCAACGGCAGCCTGCATGAGCCATCGCGCGCGGCCAGCCTGCTGGACGATGGCGCGACGCTGGTCGCGCTCGGACGCGGCGCCCTTGCGAATCCGGACTGGCCGGTGCTGGTGCGCGAGGGACAGCCGGTGCGGCCGTTCGATGCGGCCGTCCTCGCGCCGCTGGGCAATATCAAGGATGCCGAGCAGGCGCTGCGCGAAGCACGCGCGACGGTGACGCCAGGCTGACGGCATCGCCCGCGCTAGCGTTGCGCGTGATCCCTGCGCCAGCTGGCCGGCGCCATCCCGAACTGCGCAGAAAACCACCGGGTAAAGGAGCTGGCCGACCCATACCCCAGCAACTGCGACACCCGCAGCAGCGAATAGCGCGGGTTCTCCACGTACCGTCGCGCCAGTTCACGCCGCACGTCGTTCAGGATCTCAGTAAAGGTCTCGCCCGCGTCGTCGAGCTGGCGCTGCATGGTGCGCAGGCTCAGGCCCAGGCCCTCCGCCACGGCCTCGCAGGTGGCGCGGCCCATTGGCAGCATCAGGTAGATGGCGGCGCGCACTTCATGGCCGATGGACTGCGGGTTGGCGCGCGGCAGCGTGTCGATGAACTGCTGTGCGTAGCGTGCCATGACCGGATCCGCCGTCGGGTTCGGCGCGTCGAGGTCGGCCGCGCGGCAGATGATGCCATTGCAGTCCGCGTTGAACTCCAGCGGGCAACCGAACAGGCGGCGATGGATGCGCAGGTCGGCCGGCGGCGCATGCGTGAAGCTCACGCCGATCGGCTGCCAGCGCGGACCCAGCAGCAGCGCGCACATGCGGAAGACGACGCCGATGGCCAGCTCGGTGGCCTGCCGCGAGGGCGCGTCGCTGAGCACTTCCTGCCGGATGACCACGGCGCTGCCGGCATCCTCGAGCAACAGCGCCACCGAGTCATTGACCAGGTGCCGGTAGCGGATGGTGGTGGCAAGCGCGGCGCGCAGCGTGGGCTGCTGGCTGATCAAGAGGCTCATCACGCCAAAGTCCGACAGCTGGCGCGACTCCGCCATGCGCAGCCCGAAGGTCGGGCAGGCCGAGGCCTGCGCGGCGGCTTCCAGCAGCGCCACGCAGGCGCTGAGCGGGACGCGCTGGTCGGGATCGTCCAGCCAGGCCCGCCGCAGTCGCGCCTGGCGCAGCAACGGCTGCGGATCCAGGCCGAGGTCGCGCGAAACCTCGAGGAAGTTGGTTAGTGCGGCAGCACGTATCAGGGTTTCCAAGCCAGCGTTGCCTTGCGATGAGATGTCAGTCGGGGGCGCGGTCTGCCCGCCGCAGCAGCGATCATAGGGCCGCATGGCATGAAATGCAAAGTCATCGGGAGCCAATGCAAAGCCGGCCGGGGCAGCAATCTCTACAGTTCCCTGCAGCTGCAGCGTGTTCTGCACCAACCAGACTCCAGGAGACAAGACCATGGCAAACGTTGTCCGCATGTACGAGACCGGCGGCCCCGAAGTGCTTCGCTATGAACACATGGAAGTGGGCGATCCGGGCCCCGGACAGGTCCGCATCCGCCACGTCGCAGTGGGACTGAACTACGCCGACACCTACTTCCGCAATGGCACCTATCCCGTGCCGCTGCCCAGCGGCATGGGCGTGGAAGCCGCCGGCGTGGTGGTATCCGTCGGCCCGGGCGTGACCAACGTGGCGGCGGGCGACCGCGTCACCTACACCGGCTTCGTCAACACGCTGGGCGCCTACAGCACCGAGCGCCTGGTACCGGCCGCGCCGCTGATCCGCCTGCCCGAGAGCATTGCCTTCGAAACCGCCGCGGCCATGACCATGCGCGGGCTGACCTCGGCCTACCTGATGCGCCGCATCTATCCGTTCAGCCAGGGCGACACCATCCTGCTGCACGCCGCGGCGGGCGGGGTCGGGCTGATCGTGTCGCAGTGGGCCAAGCTGCTGGGCCTGACGGTGATCGGCACGGTGTCCACCGAAGCCAAGGCCGAAGTGGCGCGTGCGCACGGCTGCGACCACATCATCCAGTACACCCGCGAAGACGTAGCCAAGCGCGTGCGCGAGCTGACCGACGGCGTGGGGGTCTCGGTGGTATTCGACAGCGTCGGCAAGACCACCTTCATGGCGTCGCTGGATTCGCTCAAGCGGCGCGGCACCATGGTGTGCGTGGGCACCGCATCGGGCCCGATTCCGCCGTTCGACCCCGTGCTGCTGGCGATGAAGGGATCGCTGTTCCTGACGCGCCCGGCGCTGGCCGACTACATCGCCGACCCTGCGGAGAAGCAAGCGCTGGCGGGCGAGCTGTTCGACCACGTGGGCGCGGGCCGCATCCGCATCGGCATCAACCAGCGCTATGCGCTGGAAGACGCGGTCCAGGCGCACCAGGACCTGGAGGCGCGCCGTACCACCGGCTCGTCGATCTTCGTCATCTGAGAACAACAACAGAGGAGACCACACCATGCATGCAGAACCCCTGACCTGCACCATTGGCGCCGAACTGAGCGGCGTCAGCCTGGCCGATGCATCACGCGACGCCGGCCTGTTCACCGAGATCAAGGCGCTGCTGCTGCAGCACAAGGTGCTGTTCCTGCGCGACCAGGACATCACCCGCGCCGAACACGTTGCCTTTGCCCGCCGCTTCGGCGAACTGGAAGACCACCCGGTGGTAGGCAGCGACCCGGAGCACCCGGGCCTGGTGCAGATCTACAAGTCGCCCGACAGCAAGGTCGAGCACTACGAGAACTCGTTCCATTGCGACGCCACCTGGCGCCAGGCGCCGCCGATGGGCTGCGTGCTGCGCTGCGTGGAAACGCCGGCAGTGGGCGGCGACACCATCTGGGTGAACATGGGCGAGGCGTACCGCCGCCTGCCGCAGGACATCAAGGCCCGCATCGAAGGCCTGCGCGCCAAGCACAGCATCGAACACACCTTCGGCGCCAATATGCCGCCGGAGAAGCGTGCCGCGCTGGCGGCGCAGTTCCCGATGGTGGAGCATCCCGTGGTGCGCACCCACCCGGAGACGGGCGAGAAGGTCCTGTTCGTCAACGCCTTCACCTCGCACTTTGCCAACTACCACCGCGACGACGTGGTCCGCTTCGGCAAGGATTTCATGCCCGGCGCCGGCGATCTGCTGCACTACCTGTGCGCGCAGGCGGAGATCCCGGAGTACCAGGTGCGCTGGCGCTGGAAGAAGAACAGCGTGGCGATCTGGGACAACCGCTGCACCCAGCATTACGCAGTGCAGGACTATGCGCCCACGGTGCGCAAAATGGAGCGCGCCGGCATCATCGGCGACGTGCCGTTCTGACGGAGGCAGACATGCAACCAAACCTTGTGCCTGCGGCGCCGCAGGCTTATGCCTATCCCTTGCTCGTCAGGCAACTGCTGCTCAATTCGCTGTCGCTCTACGGCGACCAGCAGATCACGTACCGCGGGCAACTGCGCCATAGCTATCGCGACTTCCACCGGCGTGTCGGCCGGCTGGCTTCAGCGCTGGCGGCGCAGGGGGTGGCGCACGGCACCACCGTGGCGGTGATGGACTGGGACAGCCACCGCTACCTGGAATGCTATTTCGGCGTGCCGATGATGGGCGCGACGCTGTTCACGGTCAACGTGCGGCTGTCGGCGCAGCAAATCCTGTACACGCTGAACGATTCCGGCGCCGAGGTGGTGCTGCTCCATCCCGACTTCCTGCCGGTGATGGAAGAGATCCGCGGCCAGCTGACCAGCGTGCGCAGCTTTGTCCTGCTGGCCGACGGCCAGCACGTGCCGCCGACATCTCTGCCGTTCTGCGGCGAGTACGAGACGCTGCTGAGCGCGGCCTCGCCCGACTTCGACTTCCCCGAGTTCGACGAGAACACCCGCGCCGCCACCTTCTACACGACGGGCACCACCGGCGATCCCAAGGGCGTGTGCTACAGCCATCGCGATATCGTGCTGCATGCGCTGGCCTCGGCCACCAGCCTGTGCGCGCCGCGCGAAGGACAGCGCCTGCATCGGGAAGACGTCTACATGCCGATCACGCCGATGTTCCACGTGCTCGCCTGGGGCATCCCGTATGTCGCGGTCATGCTCGGGCTGCGCATCGTGCTGCCGGGGCGCTATGCGCCGGACATGCTGCTGCAGTTGCGCGAGACCGAGCGGGTCACGTTCTCGCACTGCGTGCCGACCTTGCTGCAGATGCTGTTGCAGGCGGCGCAGGCAAGCGGCCAGGACTTGTCGGGCTGGAAGCTCATCATCGGCGGCTCGGCGCTGCCGCCGGCGTTGTGCGAGGCTGCCCTCGAGCGCGGCATGGATGTGTTTGCCGGCTATGGCATGTCGGAGACCGGCCCCATCGTCGCGCTGGCACAGTTGCCGCCAGGCGACGCACATCGCGACCATGAGACCGAAGTGCGCATGCGCTGCTCGACGGGGCGGCCGGTGGCGATGGTGGACTTCCGCCTGGTGGATGAATCGATGCACGAGGTGCCGCGCGACGGCCAGGCGCGCGGCGAGATCGTGCTGCGCGCACCGTTCCTGACCAGGGCATACCATGGCAAGCCCGAGGCATCGGCCGAGCTGTGGGCCGGCGGCTACCTGCATACGCAGGACATCGCGGTAATGGGGGCCGACGGCTTCGTGCAGATCGTCGACCGGATCAAGGACGTGATCAAGACCGGCGGCGAATGGGTCTCGTCGATCGAGGTCGAGAGCCTGGTCACGCAGGTGCCGGGCGTGCAGGAGTGCGCGGTCATCGGCGTGCCGGACGCCAGGTGGGGCGAGCGGCCGATGGCATTCGTGGTGCGCAAGCCTGGCACAACGGTGACCGCGGATACGATTCGTACGTCGCTGCTGGCGCGCGTCGAGGCCAACCGGCTCAGCAAATATGCGGTGCCGGAATCCGAGCGGATCCTGTTTGTCGACGAGATCCCGAAGACCAGCGTCGGCAAGATCGACAAGAAGCGCTTGCGCAGCACCGGCGCCTGAGCCGGCAGCAGGAAGAAGAAAGGGCAGCCTCGGATGAGGCTGCCCTTTTGCGTTGCCGGGAACTGACTCAGGGCTGGATATTGAACGCCTTGACGATGCCGGCATTGCGCTCGAACTCCGTGCGCACTGATTCGCTCAGTTGCGGCAGGGGCTGCGCCGGCAGCGGCTCATAACCGAGCGCCTCCATGCGGTCACGCACCTTGGCAGAAGCCGCGGCCTTGTAGGCAGCCGCGTGGACCTTCTCGGCCAGTTCGGGCGACAGCTTCGACGACGCAATCACGCCCACCCAGTTGCTGAACTCCATGTCGGGGTAACCCATTTCCGCAAAGGTTGGCACCTGCGGCAGCAGCGCCGAGCGGCTCTTCGACGCCACGGCATAGACCTGCACCTTGCCGGCACGGATCATCGGCAGCGAGGTCACCATGCCGTCGTACATCACGGCAATCTGATTGCCCATCACCTGCGTCAGCGCCGGCGCGGAACCGGCAAAGGGCACATGCTGCAAGTCCAGCCCGGCCTTCTGGTTCATGATCATGCCCGCGTAGTGCGAAGCGGTGCCGGCGCTGTACGAAGCAAAGCTGAGCTTGCCCGGATTGGCCCGGGCGTAGCTGACCAGGCCCTTCAGGTCCTTGGCCGGCAGGCCAGGCGCGCCAATCATCACCATGCGCGAACGCGCCACGGCGGCGACGGGCCTGACGTCTTTCAGCGGGTCGAACGGCTGCTTGAGCACATGCGGGATCTCGGTCAGCACATTGCTGGCGGTGACCATGATGGTCTGGCCATCAGCGGGCGCGGCCAGCATGGTAGTGATGGCAATGCCGCCGCCGGCGCCCGGCTTGTTGTCGACCACCACGGGGTGGCCAAGGTCGGCCGACAGCTGGTCTGCCAGCAGGCGCGCGAGCACGTCCATGGTGCCGCCCGCGGGGGCGGGCACCAGCATCCGGACCGGCTTGCTGGTCCAGGCCATGGCAGCGGGAGCCGCCAGCGCCAGGCCGGCCGCCACGGCGGCGATACGCAGCAGGAATGAAGGGTGGGTGGGCATGTTGTCTCCGTTATGTAGTATGGATCTTCTGTCCAGCATTGCCGGGCGCGGCGTCACCGGGCGGTGAGCGCGATGCCTGGCGGGGGTGGGGAAGCGGGAGACGCGCGGGCCAGCGCCCGCAGCATTGCCTCCAGCAAGGCACGCGGCGGCCTGGCGCCAGCGATCGGCGGCGCACCGTTGATCACAAAGCGCGGCACGCCCAGGCCGGGATTGGGTAGCGGCACATCCTCGCCATGCAGCGGCGGCAGCCATGCCAGGTCTTGCACAGTGGCCGGTGCCGCCGCTTGCGGCATCGGCATGCCGGAGGCGATCGCCGCGGCGTGCAGCACGCGTGGATCGCCGAGGTCCTCGCCGCGCAGGAAGTACTCTTCAAACAATCGGTCGATCAGCACGGATGCGGCCGCCTCGCCACCAGCCTGGCGCGCATACCGGATCAGGCGATGCGCAAGCACGGTGTTGGGCAGCACTTCGATGCGGTCAAGTTCCAGCGTGATGCCGGCCTCGCGCGCCGCGGCGCATACCTGCGCCTGCCGCAGCGCCACGGCTTCGGCGCTGCCAAGCCGCGCCAGGCTGAACTTGCGATAGGGGATGCCGGCAGGCGGCAGCGTCGGAAACAGGAGAGAGCTGCGCCATTCGACCGTGACCGCTACATCGGGCCGTTGCTGGGCCAGCTGCGCCAGCGCCGTTTCAAGATGGCGCTTGCCGATCATGCACCAGGGGCAGACCAGGTCGAACCCGACCTGGATGAAGAGGGAGACAGGCTGGTTCATGGCAGAGCGCCCGTAGCGGCACGCTGCCCGCGGCGGGCCGGCGCCGCCGCCAGCACTTGCGCACGCTCCGCCTCGCTCATCTGCGCCCAGCGCCCGATTTCCAGCCGTGTCCTGGCGCAGCCCTGGCAATAGCGGTTGGCGAGGTCCATGCGGCAGATGTTGATGCAGGGATTGGCGAGGGCGTCAGGGTGATGCATCACGAACTCCGGTAGTGCATGGCAAGGGCCGGCCGGTATGCCGGCCCTGTGGCCAGGGTCAGGCCGCCGCGCGCAGCGGCAGGTTCTTCTGCCCCGCCTTGCGGTTGGGCGCCATGCCATTGGCTTCCAGCGTGGCGTCGGCGCTGTCGTACCAGGTGCCGATGCGGTAGATCTCGCGGGCTTCCTTGCCCGATGCGATCTCGCGGCCCAGTTCATGCGCCACGCGCACGCACTGCTCGATCTGCTGCACCGAGGTCATGCGGTTGCCGTGCTGGTCGATGATGGTGTCTTCGATGCCGCAGCGCGGGTGCAGGCCCATCGCCATCGCCATCATGTTGAACGGCAGCACGTTCTTCAGCAGCGACTCGGCGGTCAGCGTGCAGCCGTCCGGCGCGCGGTGCACGAAGTTGAAGAAGTTGAACGGGTTGGGGCCGTCGAAGCCGCCGCCGATGCCGATCCAGGTCAGGTTCAGCGGGCCGGTGTAGACGCCGGCGCGCACCAGCCGCTCCAGCGTTTCCAGCGCGTGCATGCCGGTCAGCTGGAAATGCGGCTGGATGCCCGAGGCCTGCAGCCGGCGCAGGTGCTCTTCCACCCAGCCCGGGCCGGCCGGCACGGTCATTTCGCGATAGGCGGCCTGGTAGGCCGGGTGTTCCAGCGAGGTGCCCTTCAGGTATTCCGGATAGAGCAACTCCATGATGTTCATCTGCGTGGTGTTGATCGCCACGGTCACCTGGTCGGGCTTGGGCTCCAGCTCCGCCAGCATGTGGCGGGTGTCGTCGGACAGCCACTTGGCCGCCTGGCCGTCGTCTTCCGGCGCAAACGAGATCGAGCCGCCCACCTGGATGATCATGTCCGGCACCGCGGCGCGCACGCCGGCGATCAGCTCGTTGAACTTGGACAAGCGCTTGGAGCCCTTGCCGTCCAGTTCGCGCACGTGCAGGTGCAGCACCGTGGCGCCGGCGTTGTAGCAGTCCACGGCTTTCTGGACCTGCTCTTCCATGGTGACGGGGATGTCTTCGGGAAAGTCCTGCGGCATCCATTCCGGGCCATAGGGCGCAACGGTGATCACCACCTTGTCCATGTTTTCGGGGTGCAGGGAATCGTCAAGGAATTGCATGGATGGCTCCGGTTGGTTAGTGGTTGGAGTATCGGTGAACGACCGGCCGCGATTTGACGATTGGGGACATCCGATTTACATTTCGGGACACTCAGGGAAAGCACGGAATCCGCCCAATGTCCTACTATCTGCGCAGCGCCAGCCTGACCAATTACGTGGAAGTCGCGCGTTCGCTGGGGCTCGATCCGTACCAGCAACTGAGGGCGGCAAAGATCAACCGCTCGGTCCTGCTCGATCCCGATATCCGCATCCCCGCGGCCTCGGTCGGCCGCTTGCTGGATGCGTCGGCACACGCCACCGGGGCCGACGATTTCGGCCTGCGCATGGCCGAGCTGCGCGAGTTCTCCAACCTCGGCCCGCTCGCCTTCGTGGTGCGTGAAGAGCCCACGCTGCGCCGCGCGCTGGAGTCGATGGTCCGCTACATGGGCCTGCAGAATGAATCGCTGTCGATGCGTATCGAAGACAGCGATGAACTGGTGATGATCCGGCTGCAGGTGCTCACCGAAGCGCCGGGCACCTTGCGGCAGGCCGCCGACCTCGCGGTCGGCGTGGTGTTCCGGATGCTGAGGCTGTTCCTGGGGCAGTCCTGGCGGCCGCGCAGCATCTGCTTCACCCACCCCGCGCCGGCCAACGCGGCCACGTTTTCACGCGTGTTCGGCATGCCCTGCACCTTCAACCAGGATTTCGACGGCATCGTCTGCCTGGCCTCGGACCTGGAGGCGCCGTTGCCGTCGTATGACCCGGTGATGGCGCAGCAGGTGAAGCACTATCTCGGCACGCTGCTGGCGCAGTCGACCGCGGCGACCATGTCGGACATGGTGCGCAAGCTGGTCTATGCGCTGCTGCCCACCGGACTGTGCTCGGTCGAACGCGTGGCCCAGCACCTGAGCGTCGACCGGCGCACCGTGCATCGGCGGCTCGGGCAGGAACATACGACCTACTCCGACATCCTTGCCGAGGCCCGTGCCGACCTGGTAATCCGCTACCTGGAGAACCGCGAGCGTCCGCTGTCGGAAGTGGCCGCGCTGCTGGGGTTTTCGTCGCTGAGCGCGTTCTCGCGGTGGTTCAGCGGGCGTTTTGGGCGCAGCGTGTCGGCATGGCGGGCGCAGGCGGGGTAATAGAGGAAAGGTTCTTTGCGAATTTGAGGGTGGTGGCTGTTGGCGGGTGTGGTTGATTGGGCTGTCGCTACGCGGTCGGTTGTCGTTCTTGACTAGCGTGGCTGTTTCGCCGGCGTAGCCGGCGACCTACTTCTTGTCCAAGCGACAAGAAGTAGGCAAGAAGCGCGTCGCCTATGCGGCTGG harbors:
- a CDS encoding AraC family transcriptional regulator, with the protein product MSYYLRSASLTNYVEVARSLGLDPYQQLRAAKINRSVLLDPDIRIPAASVGRLLDASAHATGADDFGLRMAELREFSNLGPLAFVVREEPTLRRALESMVRYMGLQNESLSMRIEDSDELVMIRLQVLTEAPGTLRQAADLAVGVVFRMLRLFLGQSWRPRSICFTHPAPANAATFSRVFGMPCTFNQDFDGIVCLASDLEAPLPSYDPVMAQQVKHYLGTLLAQSTAATMSDMVRKLVYALLPTGLCSVERVAQHLSVDRRTVHRRLGQEHTTYSDILAEARADLVIRYLENRERPLSEVAALLGFSSLSAFSRWFSGRFGRSVSAWRAQAG
- a CDS encoding DsbA family oxidoreductase, yielding MNQPVSLFIQVGFDLVCPWCMIGKRHLETALAQLAQQRPDVAVTVEWRSSLLFPTLPPAGIPYRKFSLARLGSAEAVALRQAQVCAAAREAGITLELDRIEVLPNTVLAHRLIRYARQAGGEAAASVLIDRLFEEYFLRGEDLGDPRVLHAAAIASGMPMPQAAAPATVQDLAWLPPLHGEDVPLPNPGLGVPRFVINGAPPIAGARPPRALLEAMLRALARASPASPPPPGIALTAR
- a CDS encoding 3-keto-5-aminohexanoate cleavage protein; its protein translation is MQFLDDSLHPENMDKVVITVAPYGPEWMPQDFPEDIPVTMEEQVQKAVDCYNAGATVLHLHVRELDGKGSKRLSKFNELIAGVRAAVPDMIIQVGGSISFAPEDDGQAAKWLSDDTRHMLAELEPKPDQVTVAINTTQMNIMELLYPEYLKGTSLEHPAYQAAYREMTVPAGPGWVEEHLRRLQASGIQPHFQLTGMHALETLERLVRAGVYTGPLNLTWIGIGGGFDGPNPFNFFNFVHRAPDGCTLTAESLLKNVLPFNMMAMAMGLHPRCGIEDTIIDQHGNRMTSVQQIEQCVRVAHELGREIASGKEAREIYRIGTWYDSADATLEANGMAPNRKAGQKNLPLRAAA
- a CDS encoding DUF1289 domain-containing protein, with the translated sequence MHHPDALANPCINICRMDLANRYCQGCARTRLEIGRWAQMSEAERAQVLAAAPARRGQRAATGALP
- a CDS encoding Bug family tripartite tricarboxylate transporter substrate binding protein; the encoded protein is MPTHPSFLLRIAAVAAGLALAAPAAMAWTSKPVRMLVPAPAGGTMDVLARLLADQLSADLGHPVVVDNKPGAGGGIAITTMLAAPADGQTIMVTASNVLTEIPHVLKQPFDPLKDVRPVAAVARSRMVMIGAPGLPAKDLKGLVSYARANPGKLSFASYSAGTASHYAGMIMNQKAGLDLQHVPFAGSAPALTQVMGNQIAVMYDGMVTSLPMIRAGKVQVYAVASKSRSALLPQVPTFAEMGYPDMEFSNWVGVIASSKLSPELAEKVHAAAYKAAASAKVRDRMEALGYEPLPAQPLPQLSESVRTEFERNAGIVKAFNIQP
- a CDS encoding fatty acid--CoA ligase, with amino-acid sequence MQPNLVPAAPQAYAYPLLVRQLLLNSLSLYGDQQITYRGQLRHSYRDFHRRVGRLASALAAQGVAHGTTVAVMDWDSHRYLECYFGVPMMGATLFTVNVRLSAQQILYTLNDSGAEVVLLHPDFLPVMEEIRGQLTSVRSFVLLADGQHVPPTSLPFCGEYETLLSAASPDFDFPEFDENTRAATFYTTGTTGDPKGVCYSHRDIVLHALASATSLCAPREGQRLHREDVYMPITPMFHVLAWGIPYVAVMLGLRIVLPGRYAPDMLLQLRETERVTFSHCVPTLLQMLLQAAQASGQDLSGWKLIIGGSALPPALCEAALERGMDVFAGYGMSETGPIVALAQLPPGDAHRDHETEVRMRCSTGRPVAMVDFRLVDESMHEVPRDGQARGEIVLRAPFLTRAYHGKPEASAELWAGGYLHTQDIAVMGADGFVQIVDRIKDVIKTGGEWVSSIEVESLVTQVPGVQECAVIGVPDARWGERPMAFVVRKPGTTVTADTIRTSLLARVEANRLSKYAVPESERILFVDEIPKTSVGKIDKKRLRSTGA